A window of Castanea sativa cultivar Marrone di Chiusa Pesio chromosome 1, ASM4071231v1 contains these coding sequences:
- the LOC142633905 gene encoding mini zinc finger protein 2-like, translating to MRKRQVVVRREEPSRCLTTSAQTITTVRYAECQKNHAASVRGYTVDGCREFMASGEEGTNGALTCAACGCHRNFNKREVETKVGYENATISSNGTYN from the coding sequence ATGAGGAAGCGACAGGTAGTTGTGAGAAGAGAAGAGCCATCAAGGTGTTTAACAACTTCAGCTCAAACTATTACGACTGTGAGATATGCAGAGTGCCAAAAGAATCATGCAGCTAGTGTTAGAGGTTACACCGTTGATGGCTGCAGGGAGTTCATGGCTAGTGGGGAGGAAGGGACAAATGGTGCACTCACTTGTGCTGCCTGTGGCTGCCACAGGAACTTCAACAAGAGGGAAGTGGAGACTAAAGTGGGATATGAAAATGCTACAATTTCTTCAAATGGGACATacaattga
- the LOC142622576 gene encoding mini zinc finger protein 2-like: MRKRQVVVRREEPSRCSTTSAQTITTVRYAECQKNHAASVGGYAVDGCREFMASGEEGTNGALTCAACGCHRNFHKREVETEVGYEHAAISSNGT; this comes from the coding sequence ATGAGGAAGCGACAGGTAGTTGTGAGAAGAGAAGAGCCATCAAGGTGTTCAACAACTTCAGCTCAGACTATTACAACTGTGAGATATGCGGAGTGCCAAAAGAATCATGCAGCTAGTGTTGGAGGTTACGCCGTTGATGGCTGCAGGGAGTTCATGGCTAGTGGGGAGGAAGGGACAAATGGAGCACTCACTTGTGCTGCCTGTGGCTGCCACAGGAACTTCCACAAGAGGGAAGTGGAGACTGAAGTGGGATATGAACATGCTGCAATTTCTTCAAATGGGACAtag